From the genome of Brassica oleracea var. oleracea cultivar TO1000 chromosome C4, BOL, whole genome shotgun sequence:
NNNNNNNNNNNNNNNNNNNNNNNNNNNNNNNNNNNNNNNNNNNNNNNNNNNNNNNNNNNNNNNNNNNNNNNNNNNNNNNNNNNNNNNNNNNNNNNNNNNNNNNNNNNNNNNNNNNNNNNNNNNNNNNNNNNNNNNNNNNNNNNNNNNNNNNNNNNNNNNNNNNNNNNNNNNNNNNNNNNNNNNNNNNNNNNNNNNNNNNNNNNNNNNNNNNNNNNNNNNNNNNNNNNNNNNNNNNNNNNNNNNNNNNNNNNNNNNNNNNNNNNNNNNNNNNNNNNNNNNNNNNNNNNNNNNNNNNNNNNNNNNNNNNNNNNNNNNNNNNNNNNNNNNNNNNNNNNNNNNNNNNNNNNNNNNNNNNNNNNNNNNNNNNNNNNNNNNNNNNNNNNNNNNNNNNNNNNNNNNNNNNNNNNNNNNNNNNNNNNNNNNNNNNNNNNNNNNNNNNNNNNNNNNNNNNNNNNNNNNNNNNNNNNNNNNNNNNNNNNNNNNNNNNNNNNNNNNNNNNNNNNNNNNNNNNNNNNNNNNNNNNNNNNNNNNNNNNNNNNNNNNNNNNNNNNNNNNNNNNNNNNNNNNNNNNNNNNNNNNNNNNNNNNNNNNNNNNNNNNNNNNNNNNNNNNNNNNNNNNNNNNNNNNNNNNNNNNNNNNNNNNNNNNNNNNNNNNNNNNNNNNNNNNNNNNNNNNNNNNNNNNNNNNNNNNNNNNNNNNNNNNNNNNNNNNNNNNNNNNNNNNNNNNNNNNNNNNNNNNNNNNNNNNNNNNNNNNNNNNNNNNNNNNNNNNNNNNNNNNNNNNNNNNNNNNNNNNNNNNNNNNNNNNNNNNNNNNNNNNNNNNNNNNNNNNNNNNNNNNNNNNNNNNNNNNNNNNNNNNNNNNNNNNNNNNNNNNNNNNNNNNNNNNNNNNNNNNNNNNNNNNNNNNNNNNNNNNNNNNNNNNNNNNNNNNNNNNNNNNNNNNNNNNNNNNNNNNNNNNNNNNNNNNNNNNNNNNNNNNNNNNNNNNNNNNNNNNNNNNNNNNNNNNNNNNNNNNNNNNNNNNNNNNNNNNNNNNNNNNNNNNNNNNNNNNNNNNNNNNNNNNNNNNNNNNNNNNNNNNNNNNNNNNNNNNNNNNNNNNNNNNNNNNNNNNNNNNNNNNNNNNNNNNNNNNNNNNNNNNNNNNNNNNNNNNNNNNNNNNNNNNNNNNNNNNNNNNNNNNNNNNNNNNNNNNNNNNNNNNNNNNNNNNNNNNNNNNNNNNNNNNNNNNNNNNNNNNNNNNNNNNNNNNNNNNNNNNNNNNNNNNNNNNNNNNNNNNNNNNNNNNNNNNNNNNNNNNNNNNNNNNNNNNNNNNNNNNNNNNNNNNNNNNNNNNNNNNNNNNNNNNNNNNNNNNNNNNNNNNNNNNNNNNNNNNNNNNNNNNNNNNNNNNNNNNNNNNNNNNNNNNNNNNNNNNNNNNNNNNNNNNNNNNNNNNNNNNNNNNNNNNNNNNNNNNNNNNNNNNNNNNNNNNNNNNNNNNNNNNNNNNNNNNNNNNNNNNNNNNNNNNNNNNNNNNNNNNNNNNNNNNNNNNNNNNNNNNNNNNNNNNNNNNNNNNNNNNNNNNNNNNNNNNNNNNNNNNNNNNNNNNNNNNNNNNNNNNNNNNNNNNNNNNNNNNNNNNNNNNNNNNNNNNNNNNNNNNNNNNNNNNNNNNNNNNNNNNNNNNNNNNNNNNNNNNNNNNNNNNNNNNNNNNNNNNNNNNNNNNNNNNNNNNNNNNNNNNNNNNNNNNNNNNNNNNNNNNNNNNNNNNNNNNNNNNNNNNNNNNNNNNNNNNNNNNNNNNNNNNNNNNNNNNNNNNNNNNNNNNNNNNNNNNNNNNNNNNNNNNNNNNNNNNNNNNNNNNNNNNNNNNNNNNNNCTTGAGTACATTAACAATGAAATCCTTGTGCATCAAATAGTATATACAGAAAATGGTACTCAAGAGAATTAATATGGACCAGACTCACCCATTATCTAGTACATGGGTGTGAGATTACTTGTTTTGGACACTGATCCATTAAGTCCAAAGGTGGACGATAAAGAAGTCCATTTAGTCCTGAGATGGACGGTGCAGAAGTCTTGTTTTAGACACTGATCTGATTGGTCCATAAGAAGGACGATGAAAAAGCCTTTGATTTTAGTTTATTTTATACTAACCAGCCCAAAGAGGGGTTATTTGGTTTTGTTGATTTGTTTTCAGATAGGTTATGTTTTACAAATGGTGGTACACGCATATCAGAGCAATATCATCCAAGATTTCGTGTGTGTGTATTTGAGGTCGATGACTCAATATGTTCGATCAGATTGTGGCATGGCCGATGGTAAAGAAGAACAAACTATCATGTTTGAGGACGAATCATATTCTGCCCAAGATCTTCATCACCCACAGATTGCAGAAAATTGGAGAGGTCCAAAGGACCTTAAGTAATGTCCAAATCAAGAGAAATAATGTGTGTTGTAATTTTTTTCCTTCACCATGGTTTTGTCCAAATAGGGTTTTCCTGGTAAGGATAATGAGGCAACATTAAAGCACATTACAAACTCTAAATGGTTATGAACCAGATTGTGGATGTCTCATAACCAAGAGATTATGATTTGTAATCTTTTCATTTATCTATGACGGTGTAATCTCCTATATAAGGAACCTCTTTGTTACGAATAAAGATAGACTTTTCCATTACTTTTATAATACTTTGTTTTATTTTCATAAAATGCTAAAATTCACATTTTATCTCAAAATATCTCCGGAGTCATCAAACATATCAACCTATATTGCATGCTAATCCCTTATATTATTATTCCTATTTTATAGTTAGATGTTGCTTGATAAGGTTGATATAATTCAGAGTATTCCTTTTTATTACAATAATAGATAGCAATAGTCAAAAATGTAATCTAATTTGAAAGGTAGATAGATTTCAACAGTTACGTGACATACCTATTTAAGATTTTGTTACATCGAGCAATCGGGTTAAAGCCAGTGATTTATTTGAAGTGTGGTATAGATGGAATGTTTGGTTAATTGTTTAGATTAAATTTAGCTGGTTTGATTTAGGTGTTAAATATGGTTTAGGCCAGTGGTAATTCCTTATAAATATTTTGGAAAAGTCAAAGGTATTTCTTATTTTTACTCCAATTTTAATAGTTTAAGATATATTTGATTGCCTCAAAAAAACAAATATTTTCATTCCAGTTGCATGGACAAACACTGACCTTCTGTTACATGTAATTCATGTCCCTTCCGTATTCATATTCTAGAGTTCGTAGCAGTGGCGGAACTACTTGTTAGCATGTGGGTCAATTGACCCATGTGAGTTTATGAATAAAAAAAATTTACATGTATATTTCTTTGGAAATCTGGGAAAATAATGTAAAATTTAGTAAATTAACCCCTATGATATATGGTAATTATGAATTTGACCCTCTTGACAAATTTTCCTAGCTCCGCCACCGGTTCTTAGGCTATCGGGATAAACTTAGGTTAGAATTTCATTTGCTAGGAGCTAAACATCACGTTTGGTGTACTTCGGTCATCACTCCTTGTAAAAGATTTCAATAAATACATATACATCAAAAAGTTATTTTTTGAGAGAACAAATGTTTTGGAATTTCCTTACATCGCCATAAAACGAATATTATGATGCGGCAATTAAAAGAAAAAGTGTTTCAGAAAAAAAAAGAGTAGTTAATCGAAAATGTTCAAAAGAAAAGTAGTTAACCGAAGTAAACCGACGTAGAACTAGAAATCGAAAAAGCAGAGGAAATAAGGGTTTTGCGCCTGAACCCTAAACCCTGATTTCTTGAAATCATCGACGACCACGCTTCAATCTCTTTGCTTGCGCTACGTAGTAAGTTCCCATTACCTTTTGACATGTATTCACTGATAGTCCATGGAAGAAGGTCCCTGGATCTACACAAGTGGCGTAACTTAAGAGTTTCAGTGCAAAATGCATTTTCTTTTTCCAGTTCCTTCTCTTCTTATGCCGCTAGTGCTAGAGATGGTCGAAAAGAGCAGGTTTTCACTTTTTGTTACCTCGTTGATTCGTTGGGTTTAACCGCAACACTCGCAGAATCAATCTCAAAGAAAGCCAGCTTCAGGGACAAGGGCAATCCAGATTCTGTCCTGAGGCTTTTGAGAAGTTACGGGTTCACAGACTCTCAGATCTCTAGCATCGTAACGAACTATCCACGGTTGCTTCTGCTGGATGCTGAGAAATGTCTTGGTCCTAAGCTTCAGGTGATCAAGTCAATGGAAGGAGCTTCAAGCTCTGGTCAGCTCATCGAGACTATCTCAAAAGTTCCTAAACTCTTGGGAATGAAAGGGGACAAAACTATAACCAGATACTATGATATTGTCAAAGAGACCATGGAATCTGGTAAGAGTTCCAAGTTCGAGAAGCTATGTCACTCACTGCCTCGTGGTATGCAGCAGAACAAAATCAGGAACGTATCTGTTCTGAGAGAACTTGGAGTGCCTCAGAGGTTGTTAAGCCCTTTGCTCGTCTCGGACCACAAACTCGTCTGCGGAGATGGAAAATTCAAAGAAACCCTCAAGAAGGTTATTGACATGGGTTATGATCCGACAAGCTCACAGTTTGTTCAAGCTCTGGGGGCTGTTCGATGGTTGAGCGACAAAGAGATACAAGAGAAAGTCAATGTCTACGAGAAGTTAGGCTTTTCTGTAAAAGATGTATGGGAAATGTTCCTGAAGTATCCTATCTCTCTTAGATTCTCGGAGGACAATGTAACTCAGACGTTTAAAATCCTGAAGACTTGTGGACTAGTAGAAGAAGAGATCCTCTCAGTGTTCAAGAAGTTTCCACAATGCATTGGTTATTCAAGGCTGAAGATATACAACTTCCTTAAAACTTGTTTTGGCCTTGGATTTAACATTAATCAGTTTGCGATGATGGTCAAGCGCTTCCCTCCATGTCTCAACATGTCTGCAGAGAGGGTGAAGAAAAGGACCAAGTTGCTGGTGAAGAAGAAGAATAAGCTTATGCTGAGGAAGATGAAATGGTCACTAAACGCTGTGGCTTCGTTTCCTCAGGTGCTTGGAGTTAGCATGGAGAAGAGGAT
Proteins encoded in this window:
- the LOC106340464 gene encoding uncharacterized protein LOC106340464; the protein is MYSLIVHGRRSLDLHKWRNLRVSVQNAFSFSSSFSSYAASARDGRKEQVFTFCYLVDSLGLTATLAESISKKASFRDKGNPDSVLRLLRSYGFTDSQISSIVTNYPRLLLLDAEKCLGPKLQVIKSMEGASSSGQLIETISKVPKLLGMKGDKTITRYYDIVKETMESGKSSKFEKLCHSLPRGMQQNKIRNVSVLRELGVPQRLLSPLLVSDHKLVCGDGKFKETLKKVIDMGYDPTSSQFVQALGAVRWLSDKEIQEKVNVYEKLGFSVKDVWEMFLKYPISLRFSEDNVTQTFKILKTCGLVEEEILSVFKKFPQCIGYSRLKIYNFLKTCFGLGFNINQFAMMVKRFPPCLNMSAERVKKRTKLLVKKKNKLMLRKMKWSLNAVASFPQVLGVSMEKRIVPRCNVMKALMLKGLLGDRESILPDKESVLLCTDEEFLDRYVRNHDDKELVAELMSIFTRDSAS